From Diaminobutyricibacter sp. McL0608, one genomic window encodes:
- a CDS encoding VOC family protein has protein sequence MLRVGSIVWGVRDVPSAIRFWSEALDYRPRDEPSDDWAILTPREGHGPQFAITQVSSIAGTHQRHHLDLYAFDQAEEVERLVGIGATRVVWDYEPDADYVVLADPDGNRFCVVQAGELANHL, from the coding sequence ATGCTACGGGTCGGATCGATCGTGTGGGGTGTGCGAGACGTGCCGTCCGCGATCCGGTTCTGGTCGGAGGCCCTCGACTACAGGCCGCGCGACGAGCCTTCGGACGACTGGGCGATCCTGACACCGCGTGAGGGACACGGGCCGCAGTTCGCGATCACCCAGGTCTCGTCGATCGCCGGCACGCACCAGCGTCATCATCTCGACCTGTACGCGTTCGACCAGGCGGAGGAGGTCGAGCGTCTCGTCGGCATCGGAGCGACCCGGGTCGTCTGGGATTACGAACCGGACGCCGACTACGTCGTTCTCGCCGACCCCGACGGCAACCGCTTCTGCGTCGTCCAGGCGGGCGAGCTGGCCAACCATCTGTGA
- a CDS encoding YchJ family protein: MRCPCLSGDSYEACCGPVHRGEVEAPTAERLMRSRFSAFALGDADYLLASWHTSTRPANLELDPGLRWYRLDVVGTSRGGILDSVGTVRFRAYYKGDAVGVQEEDSRFVREGRRWFYVDGVAANG; the protein is encoded by the coding sequence ATGCGGTGCCCGTGCCTGAGCGGCGACAGCTACGAGGCGTGCTGTGGACCGGTTCACCGCGGCGAAGTGGAGGCTCCGACAGCGGAGCGCCTGATGCGGTCACGGTTCTCGGCGTTCGCGCTCGGGGACGCCGACTACCTGCTCGCGTCCTGGCACACCTCGACCAGGCCGGCGAACCTCGAACTGGACCCGGGGCTCCGCTGGTACCGGCTCGACGTCGTCGGGACGTCGCGTGGGGGCATTCTCGACTCGGTCGGCACCGTCCGGTTCCGCGCGTATTACAAAGGGGACGCGGTCGGCGTGCAGGAGGAGGACAGCCGGTTCGTCCGTGAGGGCCGCCGCTGGTTCTACGTGGACGGCGTGGCGGCGAACGGTTAG